A single genomic interval of Apis cerana isolate GH-2021 linkage group LG14, AcerK_1.0, whole genome shotgun sequence harbors:
- the LOC107998716 gene encoding translin yields the protein MGDGISEIFNSFQDYLNNEEELREEIRAIVKDLEKSARDILMILQNIHNENNMEENIIVSQYCATSRELFKDIRKNYIRLAEVVPRDQYYRFHDQWQIKVLVTKETVAEILGVKNNREDGFHLDLEDYLMGLLQLSAELSRFAVNSVTNGDYNRPIEIARFVNDLNAGFRLLNLKNDSLRKRFDGLKYAVKKVEEVVYDLTIRGLKPFPSPVIQETE from the exons atgggTGAtggaatttcagaaatttttaattcttttcaagactatttaaataacgaaGAAGAATTGCGCGag GAAATCCGTGCTATTGTAAAAGATCTTGAAAAAAGTGCCAGAGATATTCTGatgatattgcaaaatattcataatgaaaataatatggaaGAAAACATAA TTGTATCTCAATATTGTGCAACATcaagagaattatttaaagatatacgtaaaaactatataagaCTTGCAGAAGTTGTACCAAGAGAccaatattatagatttcatGATCAGTGGC aaattaaagttttagtCACCAAAGAAACTGTTGCAGAAATATTAGGAg ttaaaaataacagAGAAGATGGTTTTCATTTGGACTTAGAAGATTACTTAATGGGTTTACTACAATTATCTGCTGAATTG agTCGTTTTGCTGTAAATAGTGTTACCAATGGTGATTATAATCGACCTATAGAAATAGCACGTTTTGTAAATGACCTAAATGCAGGTTTTAgacttttaaatttgaaaaatgattctcTACGAAAACGTTTTGATGGCCTAAAATATGCTGTTAAAAAAGTGGAAGAAGTAGTTTATGATCTTACAATACGAGGTTTGAAACCATTTCCAAGTCCAGTTATTCAAGAaacagaataa